The Paenibacillus amylolyticus genome contains the following window.
CTCTCAACGAAGCCAATATCTATATCGATGATACACCTGGTATTACGGTAGCCGATATTCGTGCCAAATGCCGTCGTTTGAAGAAGGAGAAAGGTCTGGGTATGATCCTGATTGACTACCTCCAATTGATCAGTGGACGTGGTAAAGCCGGGGAGAACCGTCAACAAGAGGTATCCGAGATCTCACGTACACTGAAACAGATTGGCCGGGAACTGGAAGTTCCGGTAATTGCCTTGTCCCAGCTGAGCCGGGGTGTAGAGCAACGTCAGGATAAACGCCCGATGATGAGTGACTTGCGGGAATCGGGTTCGATTGAGCAAGATGCCGACATCGTAGCGTTCCTGTACCGGGATGACTACTACAACCAGGAGACCGAGAAGAAAAATATTATCGAGATCATTATCGCCAAACAGCGTAACGGTCCGGTAGGTACGGTAGAGCTGGTCTTCCTGAAAAACTTTAATAAGTTCGTCAATTACGAGAGGGCACATAATGACGCCTTCGCGATGTAGCGGGCAGGTGCTGACGGCTTCAATCTGGAAGCTGAATGGCCTGTCCCGAAGATCAAGCATTAGCGCCACTGAACTCAATTTGTCATATAAATACCAGATATAGATCCACTTTGAAATGGGTATCCTTGAACCGGTGATAGCAGTCAAGCAAGATTGGACTGAAGTCTCCGGTTTTTTGTGTCGAAATAATGGTCAAATTCCGAACATTACAGTTGTACTATATTTAATTGTTCGCCATTTGATTTGACTTTGAAAAAGGGTACTGGTACACTAATATTGCTGCGTTAAAGCAGCGCAAACCTTCCCTTGAATGTAACGGAAGGACATTTTTACTGTCCGTTAGCACGCTTCTCAGTCGGTTTATTGCGTAACATGCCTGCCGGGATAGAGGACGGACAGACCAATACAAAGGTGCGCAAGGCACCCACGGAGGAATGTTAACTATGTCAACGGTAGTTGTAGTGGGAACGCAATGGGGAGACGAAGGAAAAGGTAAAATTACGGATTATTTGGCGGAGAGCGCTGATGTGGTGGCTCGTTATCAAGGTGGTAACAATGCGGGTCATACGATTCTGATTGATAACAAAAAATATAAACTGACGATGATTCCATCAGGGATTTTCTACACGGATAAAGCGTGTGTTATTGGTAACGGAATGGTTATCAATCCTAAGGCACTCATCGAAGAAATTAATTATATTCATGACAATGATTTTACAACAAAGAACCTGTCCATCAGTGAGCGTGCACATATCATCCTGCCATATCACATGGTACTGGATGCACTGGAAGAAGAGAGCAAAGGCCCGAACAAAATTGGTACGACAGGTAAAGGAATTGGCCCTTGTTACATGGACAAATCAGCTCGTATTGGTATTCGGATGGTGGACCTTCTGGATGCAGAAGAGTTCGAACTGAAATTGCGTCATCTGGTGAAAGAAAAAAACCGTGTTATCGAGCAAGTGTACGGTGGCCAGCCTGTTGATGTTGAAGAGATTCTGCGGGATTACCTCGGATATGCGGAGATTCTGCGTCCTTACGTACGTGATACATCCGTTGTTCTTAATGATTATATTGATGAAGACAAAAAAGTGCTGTTTGAAGGTGCACAAGGCGTTATGTTGGATCTTGATCAAGGAACTTATCCATTTGTTACATCATCCAATCCGTCCGCTGGTGGCGTATGTATCGGTTCTGGCGTAGGCCCGGCTCGGATCCAGCAAGTTATTGGGGTAGCCAAAGCCTACACAACTCGTGTCGGAGATGGCCCATTCCCTACGGAATTGCATGATGCGATCGGCGACCAGATTCGTGAGACGGGACATGAGTACGGTACGGTAACTGGACGTCCACGTCGTGTCGGTTGGTTTGATAGTGTTGTGGTTCGCCACGCACGTCGGGTCAGCGGAATTACAGGTCTTTCCCTGAATTCTCTGGATGTAATGACAGGTCTGGAAACTGTAAAAATCTGCACAGGATACAAATTCCGCGGCGAGATCATCACGCACTATCCGGCAAGCCTCAAAATGCTGGCTGAATGTGAAGCGGTATACGAAGAGATGCCAGGCTGGAGTGAAGATATCACTGGAGCGAAGAAGCTTGAAGACCTGCCAGTGAACACGCAAAATTATGTAAAACGTGTTTCCGAACTGACAGGCATTCCAATTGCCATCTTCTCCGTTGGTCGTAACCGTGAGCAAACGAATCAAGTTCTTCCAATCTACGAGTAAGTGAAAAATAGAGAGATTGTTTGTTCTTGAATTATAAATAGGATACTTTGCCGACTCAGGCAGTACAACCTCCCGTTGTTGCTTTTATAGCGATGACTGGAGGTTTTTTGTATGTATTTCGGATATAATCCCGAGATTTCCGTCAATACTGGTTAACAGTAGAGTCACAGGCCCCGACATGCGCATGTTAGACGGGTGGATAATCGGAGGGAGAGAACGGAATGAAGTTGCTGATGTGGTTTGTCAAAATCGTACTAACCGTATTGCTGGTCAGTTCACTGACACTGCTTACGACCGGATTAATTGTACAGTCCTATGCGAAGTCGCTGCTCGCAAGTTTCAATATTCAGTGGGAAGGTCAACCCATGGGGTTAACCGCCATGTTCCAGGGTGCCTTGGGTGGTAAAACCAGTGAAGGGAATAAACCGGGAAATGGCACCACAGATCAGCCGACTGGAGCGGACGAAGAGCAGGTTCCGGAAGATGCTGTTTCAGTTATGGGCAATGGGGCGGAGGGCAGTGAATCTGGTGTAGATACAGGTAACGATGCGTCCCAAGGGGCGGCTCGGATGGAGGTACGGAAGAGGGCTCAGGAACAGATTCAGCTGGAGGATCAAACTCTGGCGGCGCAGGCAATGGGACGAATTCAGGCACACAGAACGGTTCAGTAACAGCAGAGGGGAGTGGCTCAGCTTCAGGAAATGGAGCCGGAGCGACTGGCGGCGTTGCTTCTTCAGGCAATGATGCCATTATCGTATCACCAGATGACATTACAGGCGCAAAGGACAAGCTGCCCGCAGAGGAAAAGGAAAAAATCTTCAGCCTTCTTATGAATAAACTGCCGCAGAAAGAAATGCAGCAGATCTCAGGCGCCATGGAAGGTGGCCTGACGGAACAGGAACTGCGTGAGATTGAACAGGTCATCTCGAAGTACCTGACCAGTGAAGAGTACGACAACCTCATGGAAGTACTGCAAACAGAATAAATTTGAAGGTAAAGCTGGCGTGCTTATAAACTGTTGGAGATGATCCAAGGTTCCTTATGATTTCTTTTACGTAATCCCTTATCAGAGTTGATCTGGTAAGGGATTTTATTTGTATTTTTATGAAAAACAAAGCATATTTCACTGGGTCTTAGAACCTAGTCTTAAATGACAAATAAACATACATCATATCGCGGTTATTGAGGCATAATGGGTGATGGAACAGTCGCACCACCTCATGGATAATTAAGGAAAACCAAGCGTGGCGTGGCTTTGCGCTGTGACGTGTAGAGTTGAAATGAGTGTAAAACCTGTGTTAAAGTATACGGGTGTGATAAAAGGTTAAAATTTTGACACTTTTACGAGCGCAGCTAAAGTCCTGATTTTGCGGACACCCAATACAAGTATCAACGAGCATGGGACAGACACGATGGGTGATGTCTTGACAGAAATGCGAACTGAGAAGTGCTGAAAGGAGAGAATCATGAAAGGTTTCAGAGGCATACGCCAACCGGGCAAAGACCGGGTACACGAACAATCCGGGGAACACCGGACGGCCGAAGACAAAAACAACATGAGCATGTCCACCTTCAGTGTGAATAAGAAGCGCGTTCTGGCCTCGCGCAAATGGATCATTACCGCAGCATGTGGTGTATTCATCGCAGCATCGCTCGGGTTCGCAGGCAAACAGTATGTTGCTGCAAACACGGTGCCGTATTATAAAGTAATGGTTAAAGGTAGCGAGATTGGTACCATTGCAGATGAAGCACAATTACAACAACTATTTACAGACAAAACCGAGGAATATCAAAATAAATATCCGGATGCAGAAATGGTGCTGAATACGGATGGCATCACAACCGAAACGGTAAGAGCGTACAAACCTGAAGTGAACAGTGACGAGACGCTGGACAAACTGGGTGACATGCTGACAGCCTACGCCAAAGGGGTAGAGCTCAAGGTAGACGGTGAAGTCATTGGTATTGTGAAGGATCAGGCAACAGCTGATGCAATCCTGGAACAAGTGCAAAGCAAATACATATCGGCATCGACTGTGCGAAGTTCGCTGAAGACGAAGTCGGTATCGGCTAATTCCTCGAAGAAAGACGAGGGACCAAGTACAACCCTGAAGTCGGTAGGCATCAAGGAAGATGTAGCGACGGATGTGGTGAAGGCTGATCCAAACAAAATATGGGATGTGTCCGAGGCGGTTAAAGCATTAACCGTTGGTAAAGACGCGCCTGTAACTTATGTGGTTCGCGAAGGAGATACAATCTCTTCGATCGCTGCCAAGTATGAAATTACACAAAGTGAGATTCGCCAGCATAATCCGGGCATCAAGGAAACGTCGCTTCAAATCGGAGACGAACTGACACTGACCGTTCCGAAACCGGCGATAACCGTTAAATCGGTGGAGCAGGTTGTTGAGCAGATTGAGATCAAACCGCAAGTGGAAGTGCGCAAAAGTGCGGAGTTGAAAGCAGGTACCACAAAAGTCGTGCGCCCGGGACAGAGCGGGTTGAAAAGCATGCAATATCGTATTACCAAAGAAAATGGTGAAGTGATTCAGGAAGAGTGGCTTGGTCAGGAAGTGATTAAAGCAGCTGTAACTGAAGTGGTCCTTAGCGGAACCAAAGTTGTAGGTGAGGGTACAGGTGAATTTGCTTGGCCGGTATCCAATGCAACGATGAGCAGCAGCTTTGGACAACGTTGGGGTCGCCAGCACAAAGGTGTCGATCTGGTAGGTAACCGCGATGTGAAAGCGTCTGACGAGGGTGTAATTACTTTTGCAGGACAGAAAAGCGGTTATGGTAATGTCATCATTATTAACCACCGTAACGGATACGAAACACTCTACGGACATTTGAACAGCATTGGCGTTAAGGTTGGACAAGTGGTTGAAAAAGGTGAAAGTATCGGCGTTATGGGCAATACGGGTCGTTCGACCGGAACACATCTGCATTTTGAGATTATTAAGAATGGAACGGTAGAAAATCCGTTAACGTATCTGAACTAATAGAGCTTAAGGAAAGCAAGGTTGGCTATGATGCCGGCCTTGTTTTTTGCTGCTGTAAAAAATTTTCAAATGTAAGACCTTCCAAGCCTCTGATCGGGATGTGACAGTGCTTCAGGTATGTTAAACTAGAGAATATAGACAACAAGCTAGAGGAATCAATCAACGAGGCTTTGGTACAAGCTGAACATAGAAGAGATATAGAGGCTAATGCGAATTAAGCAGGATATAGGGGTGAATTCAGCCGATGCAGGGGAAGATTTTGGTGGTGGACGATGAACAGCCCATCGCGGACATTCTGAAGTTTAATTTGGAAAAGAGGGGTACGAGGTCATCTGTGCATTTGATGGCATTCGTGCGGTTGAACTGGCATTATCCGAGAAGCCGGATCTGATGCTGCTGGATCTGATGCTCCCGGGCAAGGACGGTATGGATGTATGTCGTGAGGTGCGAGCTCATCTGGAGATGCCCATCATTATGCTTACCGCCAAGGATGGCGAGATCGACAAGGTGCTCGGGCTGGAGCTGGGTGCGGATGATTACGTGACGAAGCCATTCAGTACACGTGAGCTGCTTGCACGGGTGAAGGCACAGATGCGCAGACGGCAAAAGCTTGCGATTACGGCAGAAGCGCCGGAAGACGAGGAAAAACAGGTTATGCGATTATTTGATCTGGCGTTTGACATGGACATGTATACGGCTTACAAAGGCGGGGAACCGCTCGATCTGACCCACCGTGAGTACGAACTTCTCTATTATATGGCGAAGCACTCCGGCAAGGTTATGACACGGGAGCATCTGCTGCAAGCGGTATGGGGATATGAATATTTCGGCGATGTACGTACCGTCGATGTTACGATTCGTCGTCTGCGTGAGAAGATTGAGGAGAACCCGAGCAAACCGGAAACGATTCTGACACGCCGCGGGCTCGGTTATCTCGTGCGCAGTGCCAAAAGCGTGGGGATATAATGGGACGATTCGCGCGGTTCTCGTTCTTCCGAACGATTCAGGCGAAATTGATCATTATCTATGTACTGCTGATTCTGATTGCGATGCAATTGATCGGTGTTTATTTTGTGAGCGCGATGAAGAACTCGTTGACGAGCAACTTTACGGAAGATTTGCAAGCCCGTGCGGAGATGCTGTCGGTTCTCGTGGGCGAGACGATGGCGGGCGGAGAAGCAGAGGCTGGCGAGGACAAAACGGAAAATCTGCGTGTGCTGGTGAACAACCTGTTCAACATTAACGGTGCCGAGATTCAAGTGCTGGATGCCAGCGGCAAGGTTCTCACGACCTCGCTAAGTTCTCATTCGGATTATGTGGGGCGCAAAAACACCCAAACCGTCGTCAGCCGTGCGCTGCAAGGCATCCGGGACAATGAGGAATATATCGTGGACGAGGATAATGTTCGCAAAAAAGTCGTCGCCAAGCCGGTGCTGTCTGGCGGCAAGATCATTGGCGCGGTCTACATCGCGGCATCCATGAATGAGCTGTATTCCACGATGGAGGGAATCAACAAAATCTTCATCTCCGGTATCCTGATTGCCTTGGTGTTAACGGCGGTGCTTGGCGTGATCCTGTCTCATACGATTACGCAACCGATTAAAGAAGTCACCCGGAGAGCGACAGCGGTCGCAGAAGGTAACTTTGATCAACAGACCCCTGTATTCGGCACGGATGAGATTGGTCAGCTCAGTCGGGCTTTTAATTACATGACCAGCCGGCTTCGCGATGCACTCTCGCAGAATGAAGAGGAGAAGGAGAAACTGACCTCCATTCTGACCAATATGAGTGATGGTGTGGTGGCTACGGATGAGTACGGTAAAGTCATTCTTGTAAACCGCCGTGCCAGCAGCATTCTGGGTATGCATCCAACGGATATTGAAGGAAGACACTTTGCCATATTACTCGGCATTGATCCGGAGGATGCGGAAGCCCTTGCGAGTGGGTTCACAGGTTCAACGTTGCTGCAGATTGCACCCGCAGGACAAGAAGAACCTGTGGTCATCCGGATGACATTCACGCCGGTTCATCGGCGTGAACGGGGGATTACGGGAACCATTGCCGTACTTCAGGACGTTACCGAGCAGGAAGAGCTTGAGGCATCCCGGCGTGAATTCGTCGCGAATGTATCCCACGAACTGCGTACACCACTGACTACGATCAAGAGTTACGCGGAAGCGCTGGATGACGGTGCACTGGAAGACCCGCAGCTTGCTGGTCGTTTCGTTGGTGTTATTCAGAACGAGACGGAGCGAATGATCAGGCTCGTTACGGACTTGCTACACTTGTCGCGGCTTGATTCCAAAGAGGCTTTGCTGCGGAAACAGCCAACCGACATTCTGGAAATGCTGGAGGAAGTGACGGATCGATTCTCGTTCCAGATGCATCAGAAGGATATTCAGCCTGTGCTGTCTGTGGAGAATGATATTCCGGCTGTTCCACTGGATCGTGATCAGATTGATCAGGTGCTGGATAATGTCGTTTCCAATGCGCTGAAATATACGTTGGAAGGCGGCACCATTACGATTGCGGCTAGACGCAGTGATGAACACACACTTGCCATCTCGGTATCGGATACCGGTATGGGGATTCCACAGCGTGATCTGGATCGCATTTTTGAGCGATTTTATCGGGTGGACAAGGCTCGTTCCCGCAGTATGGGAGGTACAGGGCTTGGACTGTCCATTGCCCGGGAAATTGTGAAGGCACATGATGGCAGCATCTCTCTGGAGTCTGAAGTAGACGTGGGCACAACAGTAACGTTCACG
Protein-coding sequences here:
- the walK gene encoding cell wall metabolism sensor histidine kinase WalK — protein: MGRFARFSFFRTIQAKLIIIYVLLILIAMQLIGVYFVSAMKNSLTSNFTEDLQARAEMLSVLVGETMAGGEAEAGEDKTENLRVLVNNLFNINGAEIQVLDASGKVLTTSLSSHSDYVGRKNTQTVVSRALQGIRDNEEYIVDEDNVRKKVVAKPVLSGGKIIGAVYIAASMNELYSTMEGINKIFISGILIALVLTAVLGVILSHTITQPIKEVTRRATAVAEGNFDQQTPVFGTDEIGQLSRAFNYMTSRLRDALSQNEEEKEKLTSILTNMSDGVVATDEYGKVILVNRRASSILGMHPTDIEGRHFAILLGIDPEDAEALASGFTGSTLLQIAPAGQEEPVVIRMTFTPVHRRERGITGTIAVLQDVTEQEELEASRREFVANVSHELRTPLTTIKSYAEALDDGALEDPQLAGRFVGVIQNETERMIRLVTDLLHLSRLDSKEALLRKQPTDILEMLEEVTDRFSFQMHQKDIQPVLSVENDIPAVPLDRDQIDQVLDNVVSNALKYTLEGGTITIAARRSDEHTLAISVSDTGMGIPQRDLDRIFERFYRVDKARSRSMGGTGLGLSIAREIVKAHDGSISLESEVDVGTTVTFTLPMREEGGAP
- a CDS encoding adenylosuccinate synthase, which codes for MSTVVVVGTQWGDEGKGKITDYLAESADVVARYQGGNNAGHTILIDNKKYKLTMIPSGIFYTDKACVIGNGMVINPKALIEEINYIHDNDFTTKNLSISERAHIILPYHMVLDALEEESKGPNKIGTTGKGIGPCYMDKSARIGIRMVDLLDAEEFELKLRHLVKEKNRVIEQVYGGQPVDVEEILRDYLGYAEILRPYVRDTSVVLNDYIDEDKKVLFEGAQGVMLDLDQGTYPFVTSSNPSAGGVCIGSGVGPARIQQVIGVAKAYTTRVGDGPFPTELHDAIGDQIRETGHEYGTVTGRPRRVGWFDSVVVRHARRVSGITGLSLNSLDVMTGLETVKICTGYKFRGEIITHYPASLKMLAECEAVYEEMPGWSEDITGAKKLEDLPVNTQNYVKRVSELTGIPIAIFSVGRNREQTNQVLPIYE
- a CDS encoding peptidoglycan DD-metalloendopeptidase family protein codes for the protein MKGFRGIRQPGKDRVHEQSGEHRTAEDKNNMSMSTFSVNKKRVLASRKWIITAACGVFIAASLGFAGKQYVAANTVPYYKVMVKGSEIGTIADEAQLQQLFTDKTEEYQNKYPDAEMVLNTDGITTETVRAYKPEVNSDETLDKLGDMLTAYAKGVELKVDGEVIGIVKDQATADAILEQVQSKYISASTVRSSLKTKSVSANSSKKDEGPSTTLKSVGIKEDVATDVVKADPNKIWDVSEAVKALTVGKDAPVTYVVREGDTISSIAAKYEITQSEIRQHNPGIKETSLQIGDELTLTVPKPAITVKSVEQVVEQIEIKPQVEVRKSAELKAGTTKVVRPGQSGLKSMQYRITKENGEVIQEEWLGQEVIKAAVTEVVLSGTKVVGEGTGEFAWPVSNATMSSSFGQRWGRQHKGVDLVGNRDVKASDEGVITFAGQKSGYGNVIIINHRNGYETLYGHLNSIGVKVGQVVEKGESIGVMGNTGRSTGTHLHFEIIKNGTVENPLTYLN